Proteins encoded in a region of the Halarcobacter mediterraneus genome:
- a CDS encoding response regulator: MNKIKILIVEDEPIIALNLKQVLIELGYEAFGIANNRCNTLKLLDENKKTPDLILMDIYLQGPTTGIMLAKELKDTLKNVPIIFLTANSELATIKEASETLAYGYLIKPYKKNHLQATIEVTMKKAYEDRKASLDLNSIKNINKSLEQQLQLDLESKSRTVKLKYGYLFDKEKQNLYFGDELVKLTTKELAIISILCKSPGQIISQEQIEYAIWQNEPAGYAAFRSVLFRLRNKIHKDLIINQNNSGYKIQML; this comes from the coding sequence ATGAATAAAATAAAAATTTTAATAGTTGAAGATGAACCAATAATTGCACTAAATTTAAAACAAGTACTAATAGAGTTAGGATATGAAGCTTTTGGAATAGCAAATAACAGATGTAATACATTAAAGCTTTTAGATGAAAATAAAAAAACTCCTGATTTGATATTAATGGACATTTATCTTCAAGGTCCCACTACAGGAATTATGCTTGCCAAAGAGCTAAAAGATACATTAAAAAATGTGCCTATTATATTTTTAACTGCAAATTCAGAACTTGCAACTATAAAAGAAGCTTCAGAAACATTAGCTTATGGTTATTTAATAAAGCCATATAAGAAAAATCATCTTCAAGCAACAATTGAAGTAACAATGAAAAAAGCTTATGAAGATAGAAAAGCTTCATTAGATCTAAACTCAATAAAAAATATAAATAAATCTTTAGAACAACAATTACAATTAGATTTAGAAAGTAAATCAAGAACAGTAAAATTGAAATATGGATATCTTTTTGATAAAGAGAAACAAAACTTATACTTTGGAGATGAATTAGTTAAGTTAACAACAAAAGAATTAGCTATTATTTCAATACTTTGTAAAAGTCCAGGTCAAATAATTTCCCAAGAACAAATTGAATATGCAATTTGGCAAAATGAACCTGCTGGGTATGCAGCTTTTAGATCTGTCTTATTTCGACTAAGGAATAAAATACATAAAGATTTAATAATAAACCAAAATAATTCAGGGTATAAAATACAAATGTTGTAA
- a CDS encoding sulfite exporter TauE/SafE family protein, with protein MLDMQTIIYFLLLGSFVGIISGLFGIGGGGIIVPILTVIFLSHETIDESNVVHLALGTSMAIIIITSISSIKAQQKKKAIIWEVVKMMVPGIIIGTFIATFIASKLDSFYLSIIFACFMLYSSIVMFIGKKPKPESKIFSAKTHIISGGLIGALSSLVSIGGGIMSVPYLLVQNIDIKKAIATSSAIGFPIAISGTLGYIINGWAHTSMDTYTLGFVSLPALLCVASASYLTAPIGVMLVHKINVDLMKKLFSFIPLVLSIKMLFSLI; from the coding sequence ATGTTAGATATGCAAACAATAATATATTTCTTATTATTAGGTTCTTTTGTTGGTATTATATCAGGTCTTTTTGGAATAGGTGGAGGAGGAATTATAGTTCCTATTTTAACTGTTATATTTTTAAGTCATGAGACAATTGATGAAAGTAATGTTGTTCACTTAGCCTTGGGAACTTCAATGGCTATTATAATTATTACTTCTATTTCTAGTATTAAAGCTCAACAAAAGAAAAAAGCAATTATTTGGGAAGTTGTCAAAATGATGGTTCCTGGAATTATAATAGGAACATTTATAGCTACATTTATAGCTTCTAAATTGGATTCTTTTTACTTATCTATAATTTTTGCTTGTTTTATGTTGTATTCTTCAATTGTAATGTTTATAGGGAAAAAACCTAAACCTGAAAGTAAAATCTTTAGTGCAAAAACACATATTATTTCAGGTGGATTAATTGGGGCTTTATCTTCTTTAGTATCTATTGGTGGTGGAATTATGAGTGTTCCATATTTGCTAGTTCAAAATATTGATATAAAAAAAGCTATTGCAACTTCTTCTGCTATAGGTTTTCCTATAGCTATTTCTGGTACTTTAGGGTATATTATTAATGGTTGGGCTCATACTTCTATGGATACTTATACTTTAGGTTTTGTTTCACTCCCTGCCTTACTTTGTGTAGCAAGTGCAAGTTATCTAACTGCTCCTATAGGAGTTATGTTAGTTCATAAAATAAACGTAGATTTAATGAAAAAACTATTTTCTTTTATTCCTTTAGTTTTAAGTATAAAAATGTTGTTTTCATTAATTTAA
- a CDS encoding NADH:ubiquinone reductase (Na(+)-transporting) subunit F, whose amino-acid sequence MACKLEIEPTGDIVDVQENQTLLDAALRQGVYLPHACNHGLCGTCKVEILEGEVDYGAASSFALMDAEREDGYCLACTATVEEDVVIEADIDVDVDARSIPVKDVWGTVIKREMLTPRILGLWLELDEELDFQAGQYINYHVPGFEEPRAFSLANEPSSGKVIELNIGIIPDGEATPWIHQNVKVGDRRKITGPFGRFFVKKSANKPMIFFAGGSGLSSPKSMILDELENGCTQDITLFHGARNEEELYYADMFRDLEKKHKNFRYIPVLSDNKDSSWKGEVGFTNDVAKKMYEGKFDGNKAYLCGPPMMSDACIKVLMQGRLFEKDIHTEKFFSKADLHSDAIRSPLFKSI is encoded by the coding sequence ATGGCTTGTAAATTAGAGATAGAACCAACTGGTGATATTGTTGATGTTCAAGAAAATCAAACTTTACTTGATGCAGCATTAAGACAAGGGGTATATTTACCCCATGCTTGTAATCATGGTTTATGTGGCACTTGTAAGGTTGAAATTCTTGAAGGAGAAGTTGATTATGGTGCTGCATCTTCTTTTGCTTTAATGGATGCTGAAAGAGAAGATGGTTATTGTTTAGCTTGTACAGCAACAGTAGAAGAAGATGTTGTTATAGAAGCAGATATTGATGTTGATGTTGATGCAAGAAGTATTCCTGTAAAAGATGTTTGGGGTACTGTTATAAAAAGAGAAATGTTAACTCCAAGAATTTTAGGTCTTTGGTTAGAACTTGATGAAGAGTTAGATTTTCAAGCTGGACAATATATAAATTATCATGTACCAGGTTTTGAAGAACCAAGAGCATTTTCTTTGGCAAATGAACCAAGTAGTGGAAAAGTAATTGAATTAAATATTGGAATAATACCTGATGGAGAAGCAACACCATGGATTCATCAAAATGTAAAAGTTGGAGATAGAAGGAAAATAACCGGACCATTTGGAAGATTTTTTGTTAAAAAATCAGCAAATAAACCTATGATTTTCTTTGCAGGTGGTTCAGGTTTATCAAGTCCTAAATCTATGATTTTAGATGAGTTAGAAAATGGATGTACTCAAGATATTACTTTATTTCATGGGGCTAGAAATGAAGAAGAACTTTATTATGCTGATATGTTTAGAGATTTAGAAAAAAAGCATAAAAATTTTAGATATATTCCAGTTTTATCTGACAATAAGGATTCCTCTTGGAAAGGTGAAGTTGGATTTACAAATGATGTGGCTAAAAAAATGTATGAAGGAAAATTTGATGGTAATAAAGCTTATTTATGTGGACCTCCTATGATGAGTGATGCATGTATTAAAGTTTTAATGCAAGGAAGATTATTTGAAAAAGATATTCATACTGAAAAGTTTTTTTCAAAAGCTGATTTACATTCTGATGCAATAAGAAGTCCTCTTTTTAAATCTATTTAA
- a CDS encoding phenol hydroxylase subunit P4 has protein sequence MSIKSIGEYPIIMKDSVENFNGNQVVYLYWYGHRVVSSPRAFPLPPEMPFGAIISDLIPITYKVEPDYEDLDFENLEVIWEVDGKVIEPDFSKSLKENGVGHKSFIQFTTPTLTGKVGA, from the coding sequence ATGTCAATAAAATCAATCGGAGAATATCCAATCATAATGAAAGATTCAGTTGAAAACTTTAATGGGAATCAAGTAGTATATTTATATTGGTATGGACATAGAGTTGTCTCTTCGCCAAGAGCATTTCCTTTACCTCCAGAAATGCCTTTTGGAGCAATTATTTCAGATTTGATACCAATTACATATAAAGTTGAACCAGATTATGAGGATTTAGATTTTGAAAATCTAGAAGTGATTTGGGAAGTAGATGGAAAAGTTATTGAACCAGATTTTTCAAAAAGTTTAAAAGAAAATGGTGTTGGTCATAAGTCTTTTATTCAATTTACAACACCAACTTTAACAGGAAAAGTAGGAGCATAA
- a CDS encoding YHS domain-containing protein, which produces MSINQRKKRLNKKEQYKYMTRLGWDPTYQKSEDVYPYLKMEGIKIHDWEAWEDPFRMTMDSYWKLQAEKDKKLYSIIDAFAQNNAQKNISDARYVNALKLFLTGVTPLEYKVVQGFSHVARAFRGEGASIACQMQAIDELRHFQTQVHTMSHYNKYFDGFHDYAKAHDRVWYLSVPKSFGDDASTAGPFEFLTAISFSFEFVLTSLLFVPFMSGAAYNGDMATVTFGFSAQSDESRHMTLGLSAIKFILEQDPDNVPIVQEWMDKWLWRGYRLLGLVAMMMDYMLPNSPTSWAESVELYIEQNCIALYKDLERYGIELPTDTINTIIAEKGHLSHQVWNIFYNHTNAAAFHTWMPDEEKMNWLSEKYPDTFDKYYRPMFERYIELEKKGERFYSETLPIICQTCQIPLGFTDIEGGNPHVYTHETSEFNGEKFHFCSKGCKHVFEKQPEKYTQAWLPPHQIFQGNCGGATIPEVLKWYKIENGVDNLDYVGSPDEAMWNKLKNN; this is translated from the coding sequence ATGAGTATAAATCAGAGAAAAAAAAGATTAAATAAAAAAGAACAATATAAATATATGACAAGACTTGGTTGGGATCCAACTTATCAAAAGTCTGAAGATGTTTATCCATATTTAAAAATGGAAGGTATTAAAATACATGATTGGGAAGCTTGGGAAGATCCTTTTAGAATGACTATGGATTCGTATTGGAAATTACAAGCTGAAAAAGATAAAAAACTTTATTCTATTATTGATGCTTTTGCTCAAAATAATGCACAAAAAAATATTTCAGATGCGAGATATGTAAATGCCTTAAAACTATTTTTAACAGGAGTAACACCTTTAGAATATAAAGTTGTACAAGGTTTTTCTCATGTTGCAAGAGCTTTTAGAGGAGAGGGTGCTTCTATTGCTTGTCAAATGCAAGCTATTGATGAATTAAGACACTTTCAAACTCAAGTTCATACAATGAGTCATTATAATAAATATTTTGATGGTTTCCATGATTATGCTAAAGCACATGATAGAGTTTGGTATCTTTCTGTTCCAAAATCTTTTGGTGATGATGCAAGTACAGCAGGACCATTTGAGTTTTTAACAGCAATCTCATTCTCTTTTGAATTTGTTTTAACAAGTTTATTATTTGTTCCATTTATGAGTGGAGCTGCATATAATGGAGATATGGCAACTGTTACATTTGGGTTCTCTGCTCAAAGTGATGAATCAAGACATATGACTTTAGGTTTATCTGCAATTAAATTTATCTTAGAGCAAGATCCAGATAATGTTCCAATTGTTCAAGAGTGGATGGATAAATGGTTATGGAGAGGATATAGATTATTAGGCCTTGTAGCAATGATGATGGATTATATGTTACCAAATTCTCCAACTTCATGGGCAGAGTCAGTTGAGTTGTATATTGAACAAAACTGTATTGCTTTATATAAAGATTTAGAGAGATATGGAATTGAATTACCAACAGATACAATAAATACAATTATTGCAGAAAAAGGTCACTTATCTCACCAAGTATGGAATATTTTCTATAACCATACAAATGCAGCTGCTTTTCATACATGGATGCCTGATGAAGAGAAAATGAATTGGCTAAGTGAAAAGTATCCAGATACTTTTGATAAATATTATAGACCAATGTTTGAAAGATATATTGAATTAGAAAAAAAAGGTGAAAGATTTTACTCTGAGACTTTACCTATTATTTGTCAAACTTGTCAAATTCCTTTAGGTTTTACGGATATAGAAGGTGGAAACCCTCATGTTTATACCCATGAAACCTCAGAGTTTAATGGTGAGAAGTTTCATTTTTGTTCAAAAGGTTGTAAGCATGTATTTGAGAAACAACCTGAAAAATATACTCAAGCTTGGTTACCTCCTCATCAGATTTTCCAAGGGAATTGTGGTGGAGCAACTATCCCTGAGGTATTAAAATGGTATAAAATTGAAAATGGTGTAGATAATTTAGATTACGTAGGTTCTCCTGATGAAGCTATGTGGAATAAACTAAAAAATAATTAA
- a CDS encoding MmoB/DmpM family protein — protein sequence MSSSVALLCLQATEDGRAIAQAIKEDNEGVIITNKPAMIQIEREGRIEVNASTVSEVLGREWDPEELQLVLISLGGQVEEDDEQFVVYWDN from the coding sequence ATGTCATCAAGTGTAGCATTATTATGTTTACAGGCAACAGAAGATGGAAGAGCTATTGCCCAAGCTATAAAAGAAGATAATGAGGGTGTAATAATTACTAATAAACCTGCCATGATTCAAATTGAAAGAGAAGGTAGAATCGAAGTAAATGCATCAACAGTATCAGAAGTTTTAGGTAGAGAATGGGATCCTGAAGAGTTGCAATTAGTATTGATTTCTTTAGGTGGTCAAGTTGAAGAAGATGATGAACAATTTGTAGTTTACTGGGATAACTAA
- a CDS encoding ferritin family protein, producing MELNIANIEIEPKRHTFGHIIERFGEDRPASRYEEAMYDAQPTESFHYRPQWEPEFEIYDKNRTQIKMEDWYDLLDPRKFHYMSYVSTRASQNSANEQSFDFVGKRELAQFIQPEHLNKVFEYLTPLRHYEYGANMNNLAIVDRVYGTAMMSACLFHAEDRLGMAQHITKMILLLSNNEVSKLDEGKENWLSSSKWQGLRKAVEDSFIVKDPIRLFVKQNVVFDSFVIPLMVNEFSKELFKENESTVAMLTEFITSWYEETIKWIDNVIQVMAKESDENKELLKTWIEEDISIIEKVMEDLTTFSESKENLILEVKESLLQRLAKSGINL from the coding sequence ATGGAATTAAATATTGCAAATATTGAGATTGAACCAAAAAGACATACTTTTGGTCATATTATTGAGAGATTTGGAGAAGATAGACCTGCTTCAAGATATGAAGAAGCAATGTATGATGCTCAACCAACAGAAAGTTTTCATTACAGACCTCAGTGGGAACCAGAGTTTGAAATTTATGATAAAAATAGAACTCAGATAAAAATGGAAGATTGGTATGATTTATTAGACCCTAGAAAGTTTCATTATATGTCTTATGTTTCTACAAGAGCGAGTCAAAATAGTGCAAATGAACAGAGTTTTGATTTCGTAGGAAAAAGAGAATTAGCTCAATTTATACAACCAGAACATTTAAATAAAGTTTTTGAGTATTTAACACCATTAAGACATTATGAATATGGTGCAAATATGAATAATCTAGCAATTGTAGATAGAGTTTATGGTACGGCTATGATGTCTGCTTGCCTTTTCCATGCAGAAGATAGATTAGGAATGGCTCAACATATAACTAAGATGATTTTATTACTTTCAAATAATGAAGTATCAAAACTTGATGAGGGTAAAGAAAATTGGCTTTCTTCTTCTAAATGGCAAGGTTTAAGAAAAGCAGTTGAGGATTCATTTATTGTTAAAGACCCAATTAGACTATTTGTAAAACAAAATGTTGTATTTGATAGTTTTGTTATTCCTTTAATGGTTAATGAATTCTCAAAAGAGTTATTTAAAGAAAATGAATCCACGGTTGCAATGCTAACAGAATTTATTACTTCATGGTATGAAGAAACAATAAAGTGGATAGATAATGTTATTCAAGTGATGGCTAAAGAATCTGATGAAAATAAAGAGTTATTAAAAACTTGGATAGAAGAAGATATTTCTATTATAGAAAAGGTTATGGAAGACTTAACAACATTTAGTGAAAGTAAAGAAAACTTGATTTTAGAAGTTAAAGAGTCTTTATTACAAAGATTGGCTAAATCAGGAATAAATTTATAA
- a CDS encoding phenol hydroxylase subunit, with protein MYELMPNKKKFVQIIEIKEDGFVEFYFAIGEASMYVELLLPFKAFIQFCSNNRVSFFSKEQERELLIDNQNWKYGLN; from the coding sequence ATGTATGAATTGATGCCAAACAAAAAGAAATTTGTACAAATTATCGAAATAAAAGAAGATGGATTTGTAGAGTTTTATTTTGCAATTGGTGAAGCTTCAATGTATGTTGAATTACTTTTACCATTTAAAGCATTTATCCAATTTTGTAGCAATAATAGAGTCTCTTTTTTTTCAAAAGAACAAGAAAGAGAACTTTTAATTGATAATCAAAACTGGAAATATGGCTTAAATTAA
- a CDS encoding sensor histidine kinase: protein MNNFFKSIFKLKVLPLFLLFSIFIIFITQGLDIYFEHNPSEDEELFTYIFIFFLFTITILFLIINHLQKVINTIDKSYKELKIKDKERLMPYEFALNNSVDAIYWFTLDAKIIYINDAACEMLGYTKEELIGHPLEKFEPNFNRQTAIEIMHKIKNTPNWFLETTQRRKNGEVFPVEVSGHGFEYMNNKYICAFGRDISQRIENRNKITNMNIALQKSLDEKEILLKEIHHRVKNNMEIISSLLAMQLRRARDDEVKYILKQSKSRIGTMALVHEFLYLGENLAHINLKNYIKRLIEDIKELYISNNTKLDVDLNIDQLIFSTNRCIQIGMLIHELSVNSLKHAFKESRNNLLCIHIRNYDNNIYMTIRDNGEGIQNIKSLYRTDSIGMQLIHSIVEDQLDGTIEFRNNRGLECNIIFPNEEEEEEL, encoded by the coding sequence ATGAATAATTTTTTTAAATCAATTTTCAAACTAAAAGTATTACCCTTATTTTTACTTTTTAGTATATTCATTATATTTATAACCCAAGGACTTGATATTTATTTTGAGCATAACCCTTCGGAAGATGAAGAGTTATTTACTTATATATTTATCTTTTTTCTATTTACAATTACTATTCTTTTTTTAATAATTAATCATCTACAAAAAGTAATTAATACTATTGATAAATCCTATAAGGAACTTAAGATAAAAGACAAGGAGAGATTAATGCCCTATGAATTTGCTTTAAATAATTCTGTTGATGCAATATATTGGTTTACCCTTGATGCAAAAATAATATATATAAATGACGCAGCTTGTGAGATGTTAGGATATACAAAAGAGGAGTTAATAGGTCATCCTTTAGAAAAATTTGAACCAAATTTTAATCGCCAAACTGCAATAGAAATAATGCATAAAATAAAAAATACTCCAAATTGGTTCTTAGAAACAACACAAAGAAGAAAAAATGGAGAGGTTTTTCCCGTTGAAGTTTCTGGTCATGGATTTGAATATATGAATAATAAATATATCTGTGCTTTTGGAAGAGATATTAGCCAAAGGATTGAAAATAGAAATAAAATCACAAATATGAATATAGCTCTTCAAAAATCCCTTGATGAAAAAGAAATTTTACTAAAAGAGATTCACCATAGAGTTAAAAATAATATGGAAATAATATCATCTTTACTTGCTATGCAACTTAGACGAGCTAGAGATGATGAAGTTAAATATATTTTAAAACAAAGTAAAAGTAGAATAGGTACAATGGCTTTAGTTCATGAGTTTTTATATTTAGGAGAAAATCTTGCACATATAAATTTAAAAAATTATATAAAAAGATTAATTGAAGACATTAAAGAATTATATATTTCAAATAATACAAAATTAGATGTTGATTTAAATATAGACCAATTAATATTTTCTACAAATAGATGTATTCAAATTGGAATGTTAATTCATGAACTCTCTGTTAATTCGTTAAAACATGCCTTTAAGGAGAGTAGAAATAATTTACTTTGTATTCATATTAGAAATTATGATAACAACATTTATATGACAATAAGAGATAATGGTGAAGGTATTCAAAATATTAAATCTTTATATAGAACAGACTCTATAGGAATGCAACTTATTCATTCAATTGTAGAAGATCAACTTGATGGAACTATTGAATTTAGAAATAATAGAGGCTTAGAATGTAATATAATTTTCCCAAATGAAGAAGAGGAGGAAGAACTATGA
- a CDS encoding response regulator transcription factor → MKKIKILIVEDESIIALNLKETLLDFGYEPCGIAPNKCKTMKLLEKGIKPDLILMDIYLKGPTTGIELAKELKAILPETPVIFLTANSELTTIQKASEALAYGYIIKPFKKDALRASIEIALKKASNDSSTSTKLGAIENVNKTLIHQLNMSTEKRYRTIQLKYGYLYDREKNILYYGDEPVKLTHKELKIIELLCKSPGHLVSQEQIEYAIWQDEPAGYAAFRSVLFRLRNKIHKDLILNQNNTGYKIQLLNH, encoded by the coding sequence ATGAAAAAAATAAAAATTTTAATTGTTGAAGATGAATCAATTATAGCATTAAATCTAAAAGAAACATTGCTTGATTTTGGATATGAGCCTTGTGGTATAGCACCTAATAAATGTAAGACTATGAAACTTTTAGAAAAAGGTATTAAACCTGATTTAATTTTAATGGATATTTATTTAAAAGGTCCTACAACAGGCATTGAATTAGCAAAAGAATTAAAAGCGATTCTTCCTGAAACTCCTGTTATTTTCTTGACAGCTAATTCAGAATTAACAACTATTCAAAAAGCTTCAGAGGCTTTAGCATATGGGTATATAATTAAACCTTTTAAAAAAGATGCCCTTAGAGCCTCTATTGAAATTGCATTAAAAAAAGCATCTAATGACTCTTCAACTTCTACAAAACTAGGTGCAATTGAAAATGTAAATAAGACATTAATTCATCAATTAAATATGTCTACAGAAAAAAGGTATAGAACGATACAATTAAAATATGGCTACCTTTATGATAGAGAAAAAAATATACTCTATTATGGAGATGAACCTGTAAAATTAACCCATAAAGAGTTAAAGATTATTGAGCTTTTATGTAAAAGTCCTGGACATTTAGTATCCCAAGAACAAATTGAATATGCAATTTGGCAAGATGAACCAGCTGGATATGCTGCTTTTAGGTCAGTTTTATTTAGACTTAGAAATAAAATACATAAAGATTTAATATTAAATCAAAATAATACAGGATATAAAATCCAATTATTAAATCATTAA
- a CDS encoding SDR family NAD(P)-dependent oxidoreductase — translation MDLKIKGKIALVTGSTQGVGFSTAKKLCEEGVNVYINGRTESKVSTAVQKLKNKFPEVEIKGIVANLKDIQGCNYLISKIPHLDILINNLGVFEPKNFEDITENEWLDMFNINVMSGIRLSQHYLSNMIEQDWGRIIFISSESALQIPKEMIHYGMSKTAQISVARGIAELTKGTNVTSNSIILGPSKSEGVAQFMENLGKQNNQTFEEVEKDFFKNVRPTSLLQRFAQVEEDANMIVYIASALSSATNGAILRADGGVVQSAF, via the coding sequence ATGGATTTAAAAATCAAAGGGAAAATTGCTTTAGTTACAGGTTCAACACAAGGAGTAGGATTTTCAACTGCAAAAAAATTATGTGAAGAAGGTGTTAATGTATATATAAATGGAAGAACAGAATCTAAAGTAAGTACAGCTGTTCAAAAATTAAAAAATAAATTCCCTGAAGTAGAAATAAAAGGAATTGTTGCAAACCTAAAAGATATTCAAGGCTGCAACTATTTAATTTCTAAAATACCTCATCTGGATATATTAATAAATAATCTTGGTGTATTTGAACCAAAAAACTTTGAAGATATCACAGAAAATGAATGGCTTGATATGTTTAATATAAATGTAATGAGTGGAATAAGACTTTCTCAACATTATTTATCAAATATGATAGAACAAGATTGGGGGAGAATTATCTTTATTTCAAGTGAATCAGCATTACAGATTCCAAAAGAAATGATTCATTATGGTATGAGTAAAACTGCTCAAATTTCTGTTGCAAGAGGTATTGCAGAACTTACAAAAGGAACAAATGTTACTTCAAATTCAATTATACTAGGACCTTCAAAATCAGAAGGTGTTGCACAATTTATGGAAAATTTAGGGAAACAAAACAATCAAACTTTTGAAGAAGTAGAAAAAGACTTTTTCAAAAATGTAAGACCTACTTCACTTTTACAACGATTTGCTCAAGTTGAGGAAGATGCCAACATGATTGTATATATTGCAAGTGCTTTATCAAGTGCAACAAATGGAGCTATTTTAAGAGCTGATGGAGGAGTTGTACAATCAGCATTTTAA
- the maf gene encoding septum formation inhibitor Maf produces the protein MLRLGSNSPTRALILKKFGIDFIQNGGNFDEDLIKTTNPKSFCYEATKGKFNELYKKYGVNDMPLLVSDSVVTSSGELLRKAKDKADAKRMLELQSESETSVITCMIYKSMKKEVIDISITTYEFGKFDEKHMDEYINSGECFGKAGAIMVEGFCKPYIKSVKGYESTAMGLCAEKLLQFI, from the coding sequence TTGCTTAGACTTGGTTCAAACTCTCCTACAAGAGCACTTATCTTAAAAAAATTTGGGATTGATTTTATTCAAAATGGTGGAAATTTTGATGAAGATTTAATAAAAACTACAAATCCCAAATCTTTTTGCTATGAAGCTACTAAGGGTAAATTTAACGAATTATATAAGAAATATGGAGTAAATGATATGCCATTACTTGTATCAGATTCAGTTGTAACTTCAAGTGGTGAGCTTCTTAGAAAAGCAAAAGATAAAGCAGATGCAAAAAGAATGTTAGAACTTCAAAGTGAAAGTGAAACATCAGTCATCACTTGTATGATTTACAAATCAATGAAAAAAGAAGTAATTGATATTTCTATTACGACATATGAGTTTGGAAAGTTTGATGAAAAACATATGGACGAATATATTAACTCTGGGGAATGTTTTGGGAAAGCAGGGGCAATTATGGTTGAAGGCTTTTGCAAACCTTATATAAAAAGTGTTAAGGGATATGAAAGCACAGCTATGGGCTTATGTGCCGAAAAGTTACTACAATTTATATAG